The following are encoded together in the Corynebacterium jeikeium genome:
- a CDS encoding IS110 family transposase, whose amino-acid sequence MTYDYVIGMDVGKYFHHACVLDIDGTQVLSKRINQNEKSLRALFSAFSAHDHKVLVVVDQPNNIGRLTVAVAQELGIDVRYLPGLAMRQLSRIHAGNAKTDIRDAYIIAHAAKNLPESLRSVDRVEEAFLQLKVLNGIDEDLARSYTRLINQIRSALVGCYPQFEQALRGQIIHRKWVLHLLARYGGPTKIKRLGKAKATAFARRYKARNPEPVLDAIFAAISEQTVAIAGAHYAEMGVAMSAKDALLKLEHRTQIEQEVIELINDIPHTQILLSMPGIGPKTAAQILMTAGDMTDFPTAGHLASYAGLSPRTNQSGTSIMSNSLNRAGNKKLKNALWQSSFASIRFHERSRQFYERKRREGKRHNAAVVALARRRLNVLYAMMRNHKHYHDPAPSQEDLAA is encoded by the coding sequence ATGACCTACGACTATGTCATCGGCATGGACGTCGGTAAATACTTTCACCACGCTTGCGTCTTAGATATCGACGGCACCCAGGTGCTATCTAAGCGCATCAACCAAAACGAAAAATCCCTGCGCGCACTGTTTTCAGCGTTCAGCGCACACGACCACAAGGTCCTTGTCGTCGTGGACCAGCCCAATAACATTGGTCGACTAACTGTCGCGGTTGCTCAAGAACTCGGGATCGACGTGCGCTACCTTCCCGGTTTGGCTATGCGTCAACTCTCGCGCATCCACGCTGGCAATGCCAAAACTGATATCCGGGACGCCTATATCATCGCCCACGCTGCAAAGAACCTTCCGGAATCCCTCCGCAGCGTCGACCGCGTCGAAGAAGCCTTCCTCCAGTTGAAGGTCCTCAACGGTATCGACGAAGATTTAGCGCGCTCCTACACCAGGCTCATCAATCAGATTCGAAGTGCACTAGTAGGCTGCTACCCGCAATTCGAACAGGCCCTTCGCGGTCAGATAATTCACCGCAAGTGGGTTCTGCACCTACTTGCACGCTACGGCGGACCGACCAAGATAAAACGCCTCGGAAAGGCCAAGGCAACTGCCTTCGCTCGACGCTATAAGGCACGCAATCCTGAACCTGTCCTCGATGCCATTTTCGCTGCCATCTCTGAGCAAACAGTTGCCATTGCTGGTGCACACTATGCCGAAATGGGCGTAGCAATGTCGGCGAAGGACGCGCTTTTAAAGCTCGAGCACCGCACACAAATCGAGCAGGAAGTCATCGAGCTCATCAACGACATCCCCCACACTCAAATCCTGCTATCCATGCCAGGAATCGGACCAAAGACGGCAGCACAAATTCTCATGACCGCGGGCGACATGACCGACTTCCCGACAGCTGGGCACCTAGCCTCTTACGCTGGCTTATCACCTCGGACAAACCAGTCCGGGACCTCGATCATGTCGAACTCACTGAACCGAGCCGGCAATAAAAAATTAAAGAACGCCCTATGGCAATCATCTTTTGCATCCATCAGATTCCACGAGCGTTCCCGGCAATTCTATGAACGAAAGCGCCGTGAAGGCAAAAGACACAACGCCGCAGTAGTAGCACTAGCCCGCAGACGACTCAACGTCCTCTACGCCATGATGCGCAACCACAAGCACTACCACGATCCCGCACCATCACAGGAAGACCTAGCAGCCTAG
- a CDS encoding siderophore-interacting protein, translated as MTMNLSTLSTPANTPAYRAAFSDHQLLAAPSEPHHRIIRATVCDVSTPAENLKRIVIHSPELVGFQLSGPDEFFGLFMPSKPGEDLHLPLHGGGANIRASVAAMPETQRPNLRWYTVRTFDPERGQMAFDVATHGVDSPNGEHVGPGLAWALSARVDDQVGIWTCQGLWHRAHNSQTLIADPSAAPSIRAILEYAQAFAPEQLCDMHLVIVAENHDDLEPSLVADWESKLGSLEVLFSATTDFSAAVMSHLQQLDRVEHPATQSRYVWVAGEGQLCKEVRHHAIHTWGLNSESVQWCPYWFLGRARP; from the coding sequence ATGACCATGAACCTGTCGACTTTGAGTACCCCAGCGAACACTCCCGCGTACCGCGCAGCCTTCTCTGACCACCAACTCCTGGCCGCCCCTTCCGAGCCGCACCACCGAATCATTCGCGCCACTGTTTGTGACGTCAGCACCCCGGCAGAGAACCTGAAACGGATTGTCATCCACTCCCCTGAACTAGTCGGCTTTCAGCTTTCCGGCCCTGACGAATTCTTTGGCCTCTTTATGCCCTCTAAGCCCGGCGAGGATCTCCATTTACCCCTCCACGGTGGTGGCGCCAATATCCGCGCAAGCGTTGCAGCCATGCCGGAGACCCAACGCCCAAACCTGCGTTGGTACACCGTTCGCACATTCGACCCCGAACGCGGCCAGATGGCTTTCGACGTGGCGACGCATGGCGTCGATAGTCCCAATGGTGAGCACGTCGGACCAGGGCTCGCCTGGGCTCTTAGTGCTCGTGTTGACGACCAGGTAGGCATCTGGACATGCCAGGGCCTCTGGCACCGCGCGCACAATTCGCAAACGCTAATCGCAGACCCATCTGCCGCACCTTCCATTCGAGCCATCTTGGAATACGCGCAAGCTTTCGCCCCGGAACAGTTGTGCGACATGCACCTCGTGATTGTCGCCGAGAACCACGACGACCTCGAACCATCCCTCGTCGCCGACTGGGAGAGCAAACTGGGCAGCCTCGAAGTATTGTTTAGCGCTACAACGGATTTCAGCGCGGCCGTTATGTCCCACCTGCAGCAACTGGACCGCGTCGAACACCCTGCGACCCAGTCGAGGTACGTCTGGGTCGCGGGCGAAGGGCAACTCTGCAAGGAAGTGCGGCACCACGCAATCCACACATGGGGCCTCAATAGCGAATCTGTGCAGTGGTGCCCCTATTGGTTCCTTGGGAGGGCTAGGCCTTAG
- a CDS encoding FecCD family ABC transporter permease, giving the protein MSDMSDMTSIRSIKRSRSRRILAATSGFALIAALCYCLILGQGAVKLSPMEVIEVLTGGGTQQAINVVWDLRLPVAIATVLVGAALGLAGAWTQTMARNPLASPDILGVSGGAAVLVVAGTVVTRPAWSEELPTFWWRAALALVGALVIVGLLVLLGGFGTSQRVVVIGLALSFLTQSLVQYLLLRADLTRATDAQTWLAGSTGFVRTEALLPMALGLLPFVVLGLCVTRDVPLLSHDDATASTLGVNVTRVRAILLIAATGIVAVVVSFVGPIGFVALLAPQLAKLVAATPTPHPLCSIFAGAALLAACAVVAGALPFTSPVGLVTAIIGGPALVLLVWLAARRGTLKGMVQ; this is encoded by the coding sequence ATGAGCGATATGAGCGATATGACGTCTATCCGTAGTATCAAGCGTTCACGAAGCAGACGCATCTTGGCAGCCACATCGGGGTTCGCCCTCATAGCGGCTCTGTGTTATTGCCTGATTCTGGGGCAAGGCGCGGTGAAGCTCAGCCCGATGGAAGTCATCGAAGTGCTCACTGGTGGGGGCACACAGCAAGCAATCAACGTGGTGTGGGATCTCCGCCTGCCTGTAGCAATCGCTACCGTTCTGGTCGGCGCGGCGCTGGGGCTGGCCGGCGCGTGGACCCAGACCATGGCTCGCAATCCGCTAGCTAGCCCGGACATTCTCGGTGTCTCCGGTGGCGCAGCGGTTCTGGTTGTGGCGGGCACCGTAGTCACCCGCCCCGCATGGAGCGAGGAGTTGCCGACGTTCTGGTGGCGTGCTGCACTCGCTTTGGTTGGCGCACTAGTAATCGTTGGTTTGCTCGTTCTACTCGGTGGTTTCGGGACGTCCCAGCGCGTAGTGGTCATCGGCCTGGCACTGTCGTTCCTCACACAGTCCTTAGTGCAGTATCTGTTGCTCAGGGCTGACTTGACTCGTGCCACGGATGCTCAAACCTGGCTCGCTGGGTCTACCGGCTTTGTGCGCACGGAAGCTTTGTTGCCTATGGCGTTGGGCCTATTGCCCTTCGTAGTTTTAGGCCTTTGCGTTACGCGCGACGTTCCTCTTCTTTCTCATGATGACGCCACCGCGTCCACACTTGGAGTAAATGTCACAAGGGTGCGAGCTATTTTGCTCATCGCCGCAACGGGCATCGTCGCGGTGGTGGTTTCGTTTGTCGGCCCGATTGGATTCGTCGCACTGTTGGCTCCTCAGCTGGCCAAGCTGGTGGCGGCCACTCCCACGCCCCATCCGCTGTGCTCTATTTTCGCAGGCGCCGCTCTATTAGCTGCGTGCGCCGTCGTGGCGGGCGCACTGCCATTTACATCCCCTGTGGGTTTGGTTACCGCCATCATCGGTGGCCCCGCGCTGGTGCTGCTTGTGTGGTTGGCGGCCCGTCGCGGAACTCTGAAAGGAATGGTTCAATGA
- a CDS encoding ABC transporter ATP-binding protein — protein MNVRVDRVTVGYNDGPSIVKDVSFDAEPGKVTTLLGPNGCGKSTLLKMLSRLLAPTEGQVLAQEKDVHSLRAREAAQLIALLPQHPLCPAGLTVGELVERGRHPYRRSLWGGGASASEDKEKVREALKKTKVDHLVARDVAELSGGQRQRVWMAMVLAQDTPIVLLDEPTTYLDPAHAIEILSIVRELAQEGKTVITVLHDLGLAGAFSDEMIVMKDGQKIAEGSPKEALTVDVLREAYGLNAEVWEDPRGTAPVIVPRGIVANPPQGS, from the coding sequence ATGAACGTTCGTGTTGATCGCGTCACCGTGGGCTACAACGACGGCCCAAGCATCGTTAAAGACGTGTCTTTCGATGCAGAGCCCGGGAAGGTCACCACGCTCTTAGGCCCCAATGGTTGTGGCAAGTCGACGTTGCTGAAGATGCTTTCTCGGCTGCTTGCTCCCACCGAAGGACAGGTACTTGCCCAGGAGAAAGACGTGCATAGTTTGCGGGCGCGTGAAGCCGCCCAACTAATTGCGCTTTTGCCACAGCACCCGCTGTGTCCGGCGGGGTTGACCGTTGGAGAACTCGTGGAGCGCGGACGGCACCCTTATCGTCGTTCGCTCTGGGGTGGGGGAGCGTCGGCGTCAGAAGATAAAGAAAAGGTTCGCGAGGCGCTGAAGAAGACGAAAGTTGACCATCTTGTTGCTCGCGACGTGGCGGAGCTATCCGGCGGCCAGCGGCAGCGCGTCTGGATGGCGATGGTGTTGGCGCAGGATACGCCGATTGTGCTGTTGGATGAACCGACTACCTACCTAGATCCGGCGCATGCGATAGAGATTCTAAGTATCGTGCGGGAGCTCGCCCAAGAGGGCAAAACGGTGATTACCGTGCTTCATGATCTTGGCCTGGCGGGAGCTTTTAGCGACGAGATGATCGTCATGAAGGACGGGCAAAAGATCGCCGAGGGTTCTCCAAAGGAGGCTTTGACGGTAGATGTACTGCGCGAGGCATATGGTCTGAATGCCGAGGTGTGGGAAGATCCCCGCGGTACGGCTCCGGTGATCGTGCCGCGGGGGATCGTTGCTAACCCGCCACAGGGTTCTTGA
- the rpsC gene encoding 30S ribosomal protein S3 encodes MGQKIHPHGLRLGITSEWRSRWYADKQYADYLAEDIKIRDFLSEGLDRAGIANVVIERTHDRVRVDIHTARPGIVIGRRGSEADRIRGQLEKLTGKQVQLNILEVKNIDANAQLVAQSIAEQLTNRVAFRRAMRKAIQGAMRQPQVKGIKVVCSGRLGGAEMGRTERYHEGRVPLHTLRAEIDYGTYEAHTTFGRIGVKVWIYKGDVVGGRRESLMNARDERPSRGRRERPRRGGARRQRAEQKQEG; translated from the coding sequence GTGGGCCAGAAAATCCACCCCCACGGCCTCCGGCTGGGTATCACTTCCGAGTGGCGCTCCCGCTGGTACGCCGACAAGCAGTACGCTGACTACCTCGCCGAGGACATCAAGATCCGCGACTTCCTGTCCGAGGGTCTTGACCGCGCCGGCATCGCCAACGTTGTCATCGAGCGCACCCACGACCGGGTTCGCGTTGACATCCACACTGCCCGCCCGGGCATTGTGATTGGCCGCCGCGGCTCCGAGGCTGACCGCATCCGCGGCCAGCTGGAGAAGCTCACCGGCAAGCAGGTTCAGCTGAACATCCTCGAAGTCAAGAACATCGATGCCAATGCACAGCTGGTGGCACAGTCCATCGCTGAGCAGCTGACCAACCGCGTTGCCTTCCGTCGCGCTATGCGCAAGGCAATCCAGGGCGCTATGCGCCAGCCGCAGGTCAAGGGCATCAAGGTTGTTTGCTCCGGTCGCCTGGGCGGCGCGGAGATGGGCCGCACCGAGCGCTACCACGAGGGTCGCGTTCCGCTGCACACCCTCCGCGCTGAGATCGACTACGGCACCTACGAGGCCCACACCACCTTCGGACGCATCGGCGTCAAGGTGTGGATCTACAAGGGTGACGTCGTCGGCGGCCGTCGCGAGAGCCTGATGAATGCACGCGACGAGCGCCCGTCTCGCGGTCGTCGTGAGCGTCCACGTCGCGGTGGCGCACGTCGCCAGCGCGCTGAGCAGAAGCAGGAGGGCTAA
- the rplX gene encoding 50S ribosomal protein L24: MKIRKGDTVLVISGPDKGAKGKVIEAYPQRDKVLVEGVNRIKKHVANSAPERGAESGGIVTQEAPIHVSNVMVVDSDGNPTRIGYRFDEDGKKIRVSKRNGKDI, translated from the coding sequence ATGAAAATCCGTAAGGGCGACACCGTACTGGTTATCTCCGGCCCGGACAAGGGTGCAAAGGGCAAGGTTATCGAGGCCTACCCGCAGCGCGACAAGGTCCTGGTCGAGGGCGTCAACCGAATCAAGAAGCACGTTGCAAACTCCGCTCCAGAGCGCGGCGCTGAGTCCGGCGGCATCGTTACCCAGGAAGCTCCGATCCACGTGTCCAACGTGATGGTCGTTGACTCTGATGGCAACCCGACCCGTATCGGCTACCGCTTCGATGAAGACGGTAAGAAGATCCGCGTGTCCAAGCGCAACGGGAAGGACATCTAA
- the rplE gene encoding 50S ribosomal protein L5, whose amino-acid sequence MSENYTPRLKTRYREEIREKLNGEFSYENVMQIPGVTKVVVNMGVGDAARDSKLINGAIEDLTKITGQKPQIRTAKKAIANFKLREGMPIGARVTLRGDRMWEFLDRLLTVALPRIRDFRGLNDKQFDGHGNYTFGLSEQTMFYEIDVDKIDRPRGMNITVVTTATNDDEGRALLRELGFPFKQKGSAE is encoded by the coding sequence ATGAGCGAAAACTACACCCCACGTTTGAAGACTCGCTACCGTGAGGAAATCCGCGAGAAGCTGAACGGCGAGTTCAGCTACGAGAACGTCATGCAGATCCCGGGCGTCACCAAGGTTGTCGTCAACATGGGTGTCGGCGACGCTGCTCGCGATTCCAAGCTGATCAACGGCGCAATCGAAGATCTGACCAAGATCACCGGTCAGAAGCCGCAGATCCGTACCGCGAAGAAGGCTATCGCTAACTTCAAGCTGCGTGAAGGCATGCCCATCGGCGCCCGCGTTACCCTGCGCGGCGACCGCATGTGGGAGTTCCTGGACCGCCTGCTGACCGTCGCTCTGCCGCGTATTCGTGACTTCCGCGGCCTGAACGACAAGCAGTTCGACGGCCACGGCAACTACACCTTCGGCCTGTCCGAGCAGACCATGTTCTACGAGATCGACGTCGACAAGATCGACCGTCCGCGCGGTATGAACATCACCGTCGTTACCACTGCAACCAACGACGACGAAGGTCGCGCACTGCTGCGCGAGCTGGGCTTCCCCTTCAAGCAGAAGGGCTCCGCTGAGTAA
- the rpsQ gene encoding 30S ribosomal protein S17, whose translation MSEATVNDNAAVENEKGARKVRSGYVVSTKMNKTIVVELEDRKQHALYGKIMRRNSRVKVHDENETAGVGDRVRIEETRPLSKDKHFRLTEIIEKAR comes from the coding sequence ATGAGTGAGGCAACCGTGAATGACAACGCAGCTGTGGAGAACGAGAAGGGCGCCCGCAAGGTCCGCTCCGGATACGTTGTTTCCACCAAGATGAACAAGACCATTGTGGTCGAGCTTGAGGACCGCAAGCAGCACGCACTGTACGGCAAGATCATGCGCCGTAACTCCCGCGTGAAGGTCCACGATGAGAACGAGACCGCCGGCGTAGGCGACCGCGTTCGCATCGAGGAGACCCGCCCGCTGTCCAAGGACAAGCACTTCCGCCTGACCGAGATCATCGAGAAGGCTCGCTAG
- the rpmC gene encoding 50S ribosomal protein L29 has translation MATGTPAHELRELNNEELTTRLREAKEELFNLRFQAATGQLTNNRRLGVVKRDIARIYTVLRERELGLSTNPGGDAA, from the coding sequence ATGGCTACCGGAACTCCGGCACATGAGCTCCGCGAGCTCAACAACGAAGAGCTGACCACCCGCCTGCGTGAGGCGAAGGAAGAGCTGTTCAACCTTCGCTTCCAGGCTGCGACCGGCCAGCTGACCAACAACCGTCGTCTGGGTGTTGTCAAGCGCGACATCGCCCGCATCTACACCGTCCTGCGCGAGCGCGAGCTCGGGCTGTCTACCAACCCAGGTGGTGACGCAGCATGA
- the rplP gene encoding 50S ribosomal protein L16: protein MLIPKRVKYRRQHRPTRRGVSKGGNRVTFGDYGLQALEPTYITNRQIESARIAINRHMKRGGKVWINIFPDRPLTQKPLGVRMGSGKGPVEKWVANIKPGRILFEASYPNEEVALEALRRAGNKLPCKVRIVKKEDQF, encoded by the coding sequence ATGCTTATCCCGAAGCGCGTTAAGTACCGTCGCCAGCACCGCCCGACCCGTCGTGGCGTGTCCAAGGGCGGCAACCGCGTAACGTTCGGCGACTACGGCCTGCAGGCCCTGGAGCCGACCTACATCACCAACCGTCAGATCGAGTCCGCTCGTATCGCCATTAACCGCCACATGAAGCGTGGTGGCAAGGTGTGGATCAACATCTTCCCGGACCGTCCGCTGACCCAGAAGCCGCTCGGCGTGCGTATGGGTTCCGGTAAAGGCCCCGTGGAGAAGTGGGTTGCCAACATCAAGCCGGGTCGTATCCTCTTCGAGGCCTCTTACCCGAACGAAGAGGTCGCCCTGGAGGCACTGCGCCGTGCTGGTAACAAGCTGCCCTGCAAGGTTCGCATCGTGAAGAAGGAGGATCAGTTCTAA
- the rplN gene encoding 50S ribosomal protein L14: MIQQESRLRVADNTGAREILVIRPLGGSVRRSAGIGDVVVATVKEAAPGGTVKAGDIVKAVIVRAKKETRRPDGSYIAFDENAAVIIKANDNDPRGTRIFGPVARELRDKKFMKIVSLAPEVL, translated from the coding sequence GTGATTCAGCAAGAATCGCGTCTGCGAGTTGCCGACAACACCGGTGCCCGGGAAATCCTGGTCATCCGTCCGCTCGGTGGTTCCGTTCGACGCTCCGCTGGTATCGGTGATGTCGTCGTAGCTACCGTCAAGGAAGCTGCACCGGGCGGCACCGTCAAGGCCGGCGACATCGTCAAGGCTGTCATTGTCCGCGCAAAGAAGGAGACCCGTCGTCCGGACGGCTCCTACATCGCATTCGATGAGAACGCGGCTGTCATCATCAAGGCAAACGACAACGATCCCCGCGGCACCCGTATCTTCGGCCCGGTCGCACGTGAGCTTCGCGACAAGAAGTTCATGAAGATCGTTTCCCTGGCTCCGGAGGTGCTCTAA
- a CDS encoding IS3 family transposase (programmed frameshift): MRARSSLNEQQREQLVECFEQGMGETAAANALGVPKNTVRLLYRRFQLHGRLCLVEKPTKQQYSFEFKKEVVERHLSGETKMNLAREFNLSSDQLVSYWSRQWRKSGDEALKPKPKGRPKGSAVPKPLTEEEKLRRRIARLEAENAYPKKIAGLEEPETRLKVQAIVILKSHHPLEYLLKAAGIPRSTFFYHQKRLSKPDKHAALKAEIRESFERNKHRYGYRRVLLDLRNQGWVVNHKLVYKLMCEMGLRAKIRQRRPYVSYAGTISHIADNKLDRKFTPDQPNTVFVSDVTEFRVAGRKVYLSPVMDLFDRSIVAHTVATSPSTAFTAASLSKAIKTCAPEPGWMMHTDQGFQYQHASWRDLIGDNGGVQSMSRKANCYDNAVMENFFGHLKTEMYHGEVFDTVAEFNQAIDEYIQWYNTERIQQRLKGLTPMQYRNQTLETLTA, from the exons TTGAGAGCACGAAGTTCGCTGAATGAGCAGCAGCGTGAACAGCTGGTGGAGTGTTTCGAGCAAGGCATGGGCGAAACAGCCGCTGCCAATGCTCTTGGTGTCCCCAAAAACACCGTCCGTTTGCTCTATCGTCGGTTTCAGCTGCATGGCAGGCTATGTCTTGTGGAGAAACCGACAAAGCAGCAGTATTCGTTCGAGTTCAAAAAGGAAGTTGTCGAGCGCCACCTTTCCGGCGAGACAAAGATGAATCTTGCACGTGAATTTAACCTGTCGTCGGACCAGCTGGTCAGTTATTGGTCGCGGCAATGGCGTAAAAGTGGCGACGAGGCGTTAAAACCGAAGCCGAAGGGCAGGCCCAAAGGTTCGGCTGTGCCAAAGCCGCTTACCGAAGAGGAGAAGCTGCGGCGCCGGATCGCGCGGTTGGAAGCGGAAAACGCTTATC CTAAAAAAATTGCGGGACTTGAGGAACCAGAGACGCGCCTGAAAGTCCAGGCGATTGTCATCCTCAAGTCGCACCACCCCCTGGAGTATCTCCTAAAGGCAGCAGGTATCCCACGGTCGACGTTCTTCTACCACCAGAAACGACTCAGTAAGCCGGATAAGCACGCCGCGCTCAAGGCCGAGATCCGGGAAAGCTTCGAGCGCAACAAGCATCGCTACGGCTACCGGCGAGTGTTACTTGACCTGCGTAACCAGGGGTGGGTGGTCAACCACAAACTCGTGTACAAGCTCATGTGCGAGATGGGGCTGCGAGCCAAGATTCGCCAACGTAGACCTTATGTTTCCTATGCTGGGACGATCAGTCACATCGCTGACAACAAGCTTGACCGCAAGTTCACCCCGGATCAGCCAAATACCGTCTTTGTCAGCGACGTCACCGAGTTCAGGGTCGCAGGTCGCAAGGTCTACCTGTCACCGGTGATGGACCTGTTCGATCGCTCAATTGTTGCCCACACCGTGGCTACATCGCCGTCGACAGCGTTTACCGCTGCCTCTTTGTCCAAGGCGATTAAAACGTGTGCGCCTGAACCCGGGTGGATGATGCACACCGACCAAGGCTTCCAGTACCAGCACGCCTCCTGGCGCGACCTGATCGGTGACAACGGCGGTGTTCAGTCGATGTCGCGTAAAGCCAACTGTTACGACAACGCGGTCATGGAGAACTTCTTCGGCCACTTGAAAACCGAGATGTACCACGGTGAAGTCTTCGACACCGTCGCAGAATTCAACCAAGCAATCGACGAATACATCCAGTGGTACAACACCGAACGCATCCAACAACGACTCAAGGGCCTGACCCCGATGCAATATCGGAATCAGACCCTTGAAACCCTAACCGCATAG
- a CDS encoding iron-siderophore ABC transporter substrate-binding protein has product MLRNNSLTRRAALKTAAVLAASTLVLSGCSRGDDAAASKNEGTGDERIAAVGLGDSDTLLALGIQPVLVAPWGAEGDVDASGVGPWATDKLGDNKPEVVYGTANGFTAEILEKISAADPDKIIAVNSAVDAQAKKALNDIAPTTVKPDGATDWQIPWRDQVNQIAGAVDKQEEGDKLVKETQKAFDDFQKQHPELKGKRAAIVMPYQGKIGLYTSGDGRGQFIESLGFEIPKELEGDGGEFYRDIAPENYSDLNNVDYLFVLDYQGAADTLKKDPTFSKLDVVREGKVRWMDENVGNAMSMPNPLTIPWAVDKFSDAI; this is encoded by the coding sequence ATGCTTCGAAACAATTCGCTGACCCGCCGCGCGGCACTGAAGACCGCCGCTGTCTTGGCAGCATCCACTCTTGTTCTGTCTGGTTGCTCCCGAGGCGATGATGCAGCGGCGTCAAAAAATGAGGGCACCGGGGACGAGCGCATCGCCGCAGTTGGCCTAGGAGACAGCGATACCTTGCTCGCTCTGGGCATCCAACCAGTTCTTGTAGCGCCCTGGGGTGCTGAGGGAGATGTTGATGCGTCTGGCGTCGGTCCCTGGGCTACCGACAAGCTTGGCGACAATAAGCCTGAGGTGGTTTACGGTACTGCCAACGGATTCACTGCTGAGATCTTGGAGAAGATCTCTGCCGCTGATCCGGACAAGATCATTGCGGTGAACTCCGCCGTAGACGCGCAGGCTAAGAAGGCGCTCAATGACATTGCCCCTACCACTGTCAAGCCAGACGGTGCCACGGACTGGCAGATCCCATGGCGGGATCAGGTCAACCAGATCGCCGGCGCTGTAGACAAGCAAGAAGAAGGCGACAAGCTTGTCAAGGAAACGCAGAAGGCCTTCGATGATTTCCAAAAGCAGCATCCTGAACTCAAGGGCAAGCGTGCGGCTATCGTCATGCCTTATCAGGGAAAGATCGGCCTGTACACCTCCGGTGACGGCCGCGGGCAGTTCATCGAGAGCCTGGGCTTCGAGATCCCGAAGGAGCTCGAAGGCGACGGGGGCGAGTTCTATCGCGACATCGCACCTGAGAACTACAGCGACCTCAACAACGTCGATTATCTTTTCGTCCTTGATTACCAGGGTGCCGCGGATACCTTGAAGAAGGATCCAACATTCAGCAAGCTGGATGTTGTTCGCGAAGGCAAGGTCCGCTGGATGGACGAGAACGTGGGCAATGCAATGAGTATGCCGAACCCATTGACCATCCCCTGGGCAGTCGACAAGTTCTCTGACGCAATCTAG
- a CDS encoding FecCD family ABC transporter permease, with protein MLALVALVGLALLLVASLYLGSKDLSVSEVTSILTHGPQPSAQSGINAEQAGIIWDLRVPRTLLAVITGAALAMAGAIAQSWTRNPLADPGIIGVNAGASFAVAAALTLGWATTVGERTLVGLVGAAVAALVVLLISRVSRNPLTLVLVGVGVTFALQAATNMLSLYSSDTLEGLRRWTVGSTAGRGMEDVALAAVGLALGALCGAFAARPLDLLAMGEDSARSLGSSPTRTRLLAAAAVIILAGSATATVGLVTFVGFAVPHLLRPFTGPALTRLLLPTGIVGGAAVLLADIVGRFVLQPNELEMSIVLAIVGAPVMILAVRRKKSSPTSNDSELAI; from the coding sequence TTGCTTGCTTTGGTCGCGCTCGTTGGTTTGGCATTGCTGCTGGTTGCCTCCCTGTACTTGGGTTCCAAAGACCTTTCTGTTAGCGAAGTGACCAGCATTCTTACGCATGGTCCGCAGCCGTCGGCGCAGTCCGGCATTAATGCTGAACAGGCCGGCATTATCTGGGATCTGCGCGTTCCGCGCACGCTCTTGGCTGTGATCACAGGCGCAGCCCTGGCTATGGCGGGTGCCATTGCTCAGAGTTGGACCCGCAACCCTCTGGCGGACCCCGGAATCATCGGCGTGAACGCTGGAGCGAGTTTCGCAGTCGCCGCGGCACTGACCTTGGGCTGGGCAACGACGGTCGGGGAGCGGACACTTGTGGGGCTCGTCGGAGCGGCCGTCGCCGCTCTAGTCGTGCTACTGATTTCCCGCGTATCGCGTAACCCGCTAACTCTGGTACTCGTTGGCGTGGGAGTTACCTTTGCCCTGCAAGCGGCGACGAACATGCTGAGCCTCTACTCTTCCGACACCCTGGAAGGGCTCCGCCGGTGGACTGTCGGCTCCACGGCTGGGCGGGGTATGGAAGACGTGGCTCTAGCTGCTGTAGGTCTAGCACTAGGTGCTCTATGTGGTGCATTTGCAGCACGCCCGCTGGATCTACTTGCGATGGGCGAAGATTCCGCCCGTTCCCTTGGCAGCTCGCCCACGAGAACCCGCTTGTTGGCTGCCGCAGCGGTGATCATCCTCGCCGGTTCCGCGACAGCTACCGTGGGGCTTGTGACCTTCGTGGGCTTCGCCGTGCCGCACTTACTGCGCCCGTTCACTGGCCCGGCGCTTACCCGCCTCTTGCTACCAACTGGCATCGTCGGCGGCGCGGCTGTACTGCTAGCCGATATTGTGGGCCGCTTCGTCTTGCAGCCTAACGAGCTGGAAATGTCCATTGTCCTGGCTATTGTCGGTGCCCCAGTGATGATTCTGGCGGTACGGCGTAAGAAGAGCTCACCGACCTCGAATGACTCGGAGCTGGCGATATGA